In Scophthalmus maximus strain ysfricsl-2021 chromosome 5, ASM2237912v1, whole genome shotgun sequence, a single window of DNA contains:
- the LOC118310790 gene encoding mitochondrial import inner membrane translocase subunit TIM44-like isoform X1 → MGFSMRRMRSGSSLRVKSGPAPVPLSSAPIGRAGGQLLQPGSTWSSEHFVVKMAASVCRCFELVGRRAVALCSRSLVSSVWREDVYRLHRSPAAVVQVRYASGRKGFLGEFVENLRQEFGKNHEMKENLKKFREEAKRLEESDALQQARRKYKSIEAETTKTSEVFKKSYGSMSETVKEFVEKVTRTDIGKKIKEGVEEAASSAMHSAESVSKGGEKLGRTSAFRAISQGVETMKKEIDVGDAGPYRAPSQLRKRSDFSSKGENCDTREFEANEEAMGVVLHKDSKWYQQWKDFKDNNVVFNRYFEMKMKYDESDNAVVRASRAVTDRVTGFIGGLFSKTEMSEVLTEIVKADPNFDKDSFLKQCEKDIIPNILEAMIRGELDVLKDWCYEATYSQLAHPIQQARALGLLFQSKILDIDNIDLAMGKMMDQGPVLIITFQAQVVMVIRSPKGDLVEGDPEKVLRMMYVWALCRDQEELNPNAAWRLLDISASSTEQVL, encoded by the exons ATGGGATTCTCAATGAGGAGAATGAGGTCAGGTTCGTCTCTACGTGTTAAAT CTGGCCCCGCCCCCGTCCCCCTCAGCTCTGCTCCCATTGGTCGAGCGGGAGgtcagctgctgcagcctggaAGCACGTGGAGCTCCGAGCATTTCGTGGTCAAGATGGCAGCCTCCGTGTGTCGGTGCTTCGAG TTGGTCGGCAGACGTGCCGTGGCGCTCTGCTCCCGGTCCTTGGTCTCCTCCGTGTGGAGAGAAGATGTGTACAGGCTACACCGGAGCCCAGCTGCAGTTGTGCAG GTGCGATATGCCTCGGGACGTAAAGGTTTTCTGGGGGAGTTTGTGGAAAACCTCCGTCAGGAGTTCGGTAAGAATCACGAGATGAAGGAGAACCTAAAGAAGTTCAGGGAAGAGGCCAAGAGGCTCGAAGAGTCTGATGCTCTCCAACAGGCCCGCaggaaatat AAATCCATTGAAGCTGAGACAACGAAAACCTCAGAGGTGTTCAAGAAGAGTTATGGCTCCATGTCAGAAACCGTCAAAGAG tTTGTTGAGAAGGTGACTCGCACGGACATCGGGAAGAAGATCAAGGAAGGTGTTGAGGAGGCAGCCAGTTCAGCCATGCACTCTGCGGAGTCCGTCTCCAAAGGCGGAGAAAAGCTGGGCAGGACCAGTGCGTTCAGGGCCATCTCACAG gGCGTGGAAACCATGAAGAAGGAAATCGATGTGGGCGATGCAGGCCCGTACAGGGCTCCCTctcagctgaggaagaggagcgactTCTCCTCCAAAGGAGAAAACTGCGACACCAGAGAGTTTGAGGCCAATGA agaGGCCATGGGTGTGGTTCTCCACAAGGATTCAAAGTGGTACCAGCAGTGGAAGGACTTCAAGGACAATAACGTAGTTTTTAACA gaTACtttgagatgaagatgaaatatgACGAAAGTGACAACGCCGTCGTCAGAGCATCCAGAGCTGTAACTGACAGAGTCACTGGTTTCATAG GTGGTCTTTTCTCTAAGACAGAAATGTCGGAGGTGCTGACAGAGATCGTGAAGGCAGACCCCAACTTTGACAAAGACTCTTTCCTCAAACAGTGTGAGAAAGACATCATCCCCAACATACTGGAG GCTATGATCCGAGGAGAGCTGGATGTGTTGAAGGACTGGTGCTACGAAGCT ACGTACAGTCAGCTGGCCCACCCCATCCAACAGGCCCGAGCGCTCGGCCTGCTCTTCCAGTCCAAAATACTTGACATTGATAACATAGAT TTGGCGATGGGAAAGATGATGGACCAGGGCCCAGTGTTGATCATCACCTTCCAGGCTCAGGTCGTCATGGTGATCCGCAGCCCCAAAGGAGACCTCGTGGAGGGAGATCCG gAGAAGGTGTTGAGGATGATGTACGTTTGGGCCTTGTGTCGTGACCAAGAGGAGCTGAACCCCAACGCAGCCTGGAGACTCCTGGACATCTCTGCTTCCAGCACTGAGCAAGTCCTctag
- the LOC118310790 gene encoding mitochondrial import inner membrane translocase subunit TIM44-like isoform X3, with protein MAASVCRCFELVGRRAVALCSRSLVSSVWREDVYRLHRSPAAVVQVRYASGRKGFLGEFVENLRQEFGKNHEMKENLKKFREEAKRLEESDALQQARRKYKSIEAETTKTSEVFKKSYGSMSETVKEFVEKVTRTDIGKKIKEGVEEAASSAMHSAESVSKGGEKLGRTSAFRAISQGVETMKKEIDVGDAGPYRAPSQLRKRSDFSSKGENCDTREFEANEEAMGVVLHKDSKWYQQWKDFKDNNVVFNRYFEMKMKYDESDNAVVRASRAVTDRVTGFIGGLFSKTEMSEVLTEIVKADPNFDKDSFLKQCEKDIIPNILEAMIRGELDVLKDWCYEATYSQLAHPIQQARALGLLFQSKILDIDNIDLAMGKMMDQGPVLIITFQAQVVMVIRSPKGDLVEGDPEKVLRMMYVWALCRDQEELNPNAAWRLLDISASSTEQVL; from the exons ATGGCAGCCTCCGTGTGTCGGTGCTTCGAG TTGGTCGGCAGACGTGCCGTGGCGCTCTGCTCCCGGTCCTTGGTCTCCTCCGTGTGGAGAGAAGATGTGTACAGGCTACACCGGAGCCCAGCTGCAGTTGTGCAG GTGCGATATGCCTCGGGACGTAAAGGTTTTCTGGGGGAGTTTGTGGAAAACCTCCGTCAGGAGTTCGGTAAGAATCACGAGATGAAGGAGAACCTAAAGAAGTTCAGGGAAGAGGCCAAGAGGCTCGAAGAGTCTGATGCTCTCCAACAGGCCCGCaggaaatat AAATCCATTGAAGCTGAGACAACGAAAACCTCAGAGGTGTTCAAGAAGAGTTATGGCTCCATGTCAGAAACCGTCAAAGAG tTTGTTGAGAAGGTGACTCGCACGGACATCGGGAAGAAGATCAAGGAAGGTGTTGAGGAGGCAGCCAGTTCAGCCATGCACTCTGCGGAGTCCGTCTCCAAAGGCGGAGAAAAGCTGGGCAGGACCAGTGCGTTCAGGGCCATCTCACAG gGCGTGGAAACCATGAAGAAGGAAATCGATGTGGGCGATGCAGGCCCGTACAGGGCTCCCTctcagctgaggaagaggagcgactTCTCCTCCAAAGGAGAAAACTGCGACACCAGAGAGTTTGAGGCCAATGA agaGGCCATGGGTGTGGTTCTCCACAAGGATTCAAAGTGGTACCAGCAGTGGAAGGACTTCAAGGACAATAACGTAGTTTTTAACA gaTACtttgagatgaagatgaaatatgACGAAAGTGACAACGCCGTCGTCAGAGCATCCAGAGCTGTAACTGACAGAGTCACTGGTTTCATAG GTGGTCTTTTCTCTAAGACAGAAATGTCGGAGGTGCTGACAGAGATCGTGAAGGCAGACCCCAACTTTGACAAAGACTCTTTCCTCAAACAGTGTGAGAAAGACATCATCCCCAACATACTGGAG GCTATGATCCGAGGAGAGCTGGATGTGTTGAAGGACTGGTGCTACGAAGCT ACGTACAGTCAGCTGGCCCACCCCATCCAACAGGCCCGAGCGCTCGGCCTGCTCTTCCAGTCCAAAATACTTGACATTGATAACATAGAT TTGGCGATGGGAAAGATGATGGACCAGGGCCCAGTGTTGATCATCACCTTCCAGGCTCAGGTCGTCATGGTGATCCGCAGCCCCAAAGGAGACCTCGTGGAGGGAGATCCG gAGAAGGTGTTGAGGATGATGTACGTTTGGGCCTTGTGTCGTGACCAAGAGGAGCTGAACCCCAACGCAGCCTGGAGACTCCTGGACATCTCTGCTTCCAGCACTGAGCAAGTCCTctag
- the LOC118310790 gene encoding mitochondrial import inner membrane translocase subunit TIM44-like isoform X2, translating to MGFSMRRMRSAGPAPVPLSSAPIGRAGGQLLQPGSTWSSEHFVVKMAASVCRCFELVGRRAVALCSRSLVSSVWREDVYRLHRSPAAVVQVRYASGRKGFLGEFVENLRQEFGKNHEMKENLKKFREEAKRLEESDALQQARRKYKSIEAETTKTSEVFKKSYGSMSETVKEFVEKVTRTDIGKKIKEGVEEAASSAMHSAESVSKGGEKLGRTSAFRAISQGVETMKKEIDVGDAGPYRAPSQLRKRSDFSSKGENCDTREFEANEEAMGVVLHKDSKWYQQWKDFKDNNVVFNRYFEMKMKYDESDNAVVRASRAVTDRVTGFIGGLFSKTEMSEVLTEIVKADPNFDKDSFLKQCEKDIIPNILEAMIRGELDVLKDWCYEATYSQLAHPIQQARALGLLFQSKILDIDNIDLAMGKMMDQGPVLIITFQAQVVMVIRSPKGDLVEGDPEKVLRMMYVWALCRDQEELNPNAAWRLLDISASSTEQVL from the exons ATGGGATTCTCAATGAGGAGAATGAGGTCAG CTGGCCCCGCCCCCGTCCCCCTCAGCTCTGCTCCCATTGGTCGAGCGGGAGgtcagctgctgcagcctggaAGCACGTGGAGCTCCGAGCATTTCGTGGTCAAGATGGCAGCCTCCGTGTGTCGGTGCTTCGAG TTGGTCGGCAGACGTGCCGTGGCGCTCTGCTCCCGGTCCTTGGTCTCCTCCGTGTGGAGAGAAGATGTGTACAGGCTACACCGGAGCCCAGCTGCAGTTGTGCAG GTGCGATATGCCTCGGGACGTAAAGGTTTTCTGGGGGAGTTTGTGGAAAACCTCCGTCAGGAGTTCGGTAAGAATCACGAGATGAAGGAGAACCTAAAGAAGTTCAGGGAAGAGGCCAAGAGGCTCGAAGAGTCTGATGCTCTCCAACAGGCCCGCaggaaatat AAATCCATTGAAGCTGAGACAACGAAAACCTCAGAGGTGTTCAAGAAGAGTTATGGCTCCATGTCAGAAACCGTCAAAGAG tTTGTTGAGAAGGTGACTCGCACGGACATCGGGAAGAAGATCAAGGAAGGTGTTGAGGAGGCAGCCAGTTCAGCCATGCACTCTGCGGAGTCCGTCTCCAAAGGCGGAGAAAAGCTGGGCAGGACCAGTGCGTTCAGGGCCATCTCACAG gGCGTGGAAACCATGAAGAAGGAAATCGATGTGGGCGATGCAGGCCCGTACAGGGCTCCCTctcagctgaggaagaggagcgactTCTCCTCCAAAGGAGAAAACTGCGACACCAGAGAGTTTGAGGCCAATGA agaGGCCATGGGTGTGGTTCTCCACAAGGATTCAAAGTGGTACCAGCAGTGGAAGGACTTCAAGGACAATAACGTAGTTTTTAACA gaTACtttgagatgaagatgaaatatgACGAAAGTGACAACGCCGTCGTCAGAGCATCCAGAGCTGTAACTGACAGAGTCACTGGTTTCATAG GTGGTCTTTTCTCTAAGACAGAAATGTCGGAGGTGCTGACAGAGATCGTGAAGGCAGACCCCAACTTTGACAAAGACTCTTTCCTCAAACAGTGTGAGAAAGACATCATCCCCAACATACTGGAG GCTATGATCCGAGGAGAGCTGGATGTGTTGAAGGACTGGTGCTACGAAGCT ACGTACAGTCAGCTGGCCCACCCCATCCAACAGGCCCGAGCGCTCGGCCTGCTCTTCCAGTCCAAAATACTTGACATTGATAACATAGAT TTGGCGATGGGAAAGATGATGGACCAGGGCCCAGTGTTGATCATCACCTTCCAGGCTCAGGTCGTCATGGTGATCCGCAGCCCCAAAGGAGACCTCGTGGAGGGAGATCCG gAGAAGGTGTTGAGGATGATGTACGTTTGGGCCTTGTGTCGTGACCAAGAGGAGCTGAACCCCAACGCAGCCTGGAGACTCCTGGACATCTCTGCTTCCAGCACTGAGCAAGTCCTctag
- the LOC118310803 gene encoding ras-related protein Rab-11B, translating to MGNRDDEYDFLFKVVLIGDSGVGKSNLLSRFTRNEFNLESKSTIGVEFATRSIQVDGKTIKAQIWDTAGQERYRAITSAYYRGAVGALLVYDIAKHLTYENVERWLKELRDHADNNIVIMLVGNKSDLRHLRAVPTDEARAFAEKNNLSFIETSALDSTNVEEAFKNILTEIHRIVSQKQIAERSAHDESPGNNVVDISVPPTTDGQRGSKLQCCQNL from the exons ATGGGGAACCGAGACGATGAATACGATTTCTTgttcaaag TCGTCTTAATCGGGGACTCGGGCGTAGGGAAGAGCAACCTGCTCTCTCGATTCACACGGAATGAGTTCAACCTCGAGAGCAAGAGCACCATCGGGGTGGAGTTCGCCACGCGCAGCATTCAGGTGGACGGCAAGACGATAAAGGCTCAGATCTGGGACACAGCAGGACAGGAGCGCTACAGGGCCATTACCTCTGC GTACTACAGAGGGGCGGTGGGGGCTCTCTTAGTCTATGACATTGCCAAACACCTCACCTATGAGAACGTGGAGCGCTGGCTGAAGGAGCTGAGGGACCACGCCGACAACAACATCGTCATCATGCTGGTTGGCAACAAGAGCGACCTGCGCCACCTCAGGGCCGTGCCCACAGATGAGGCCCGGGCCTTCGCAG AGAAGAACAATCTGTCATTCATAGAAACTTCAGCCTTGGACTCAACAAACGTTGAAGAGGCCTTCAAGAATATCCTAACAG AAATCCATCGCATCGTCTCACAGAAACAGATTGCTGAGCGGTCTGCCCACGACGAGTCCCCGGGAAACAATGTGGTGGACATCAGCGTGCCACCAACCACCGACGGCCAGAGGGGGAGCAAACTGCAGTGCTGTCAGAACCTGTAA
- the LOC118310799 gene encoding E3 ubiquitin-protein ligase MARCHF2 encodes MSSPGCCHLPGSLCDYSGNAESDASKDSEESDSTAQAQYIAKVTAKDGRPLSTVVKAVSSQSDVGMCRICHEGAGGETLLSPCDCTGTLGKVHKSCLEKWLSSSNTSYCELCHTEFTIERRPQPLTQWLKDPGPRSEKRTLLCDMACFLLITPLAAISGWLCLRGAQDHLQLKSRLEAIGLIALTIALFTIYILWTLVSFRYHCQLYSEWRRTNQKVRLLMPDMKGAHTTQRSVPTKSTKKMTDETIV; translated from the exons ATGTCTTCACCAGGGTGCTGCCATTTACCGGGCTCCCTTTGTGATTACTCTGGAAATGCTGAATCAGACGCCTCCAAGGATTCGGAGGAGTCTGATTCTACGGCCCAGGCCCAGTACATTGCCAAGGTTACAGCTAAAGATGGCCGCCCACTCTCCACTGTTGTCAAAGCTGTGAGCTCGCAGAG cGATGTGGGCATGTGCCGAATTTGTCatgagggagctggaggagagactCTGCTGTCACCCTGCGACTGCACCGGCACGCTGGGTAAAGTGCACAAGAGCTGCTTGGAGAAGTGGCTGTCCTCCTCCAACACCAGCTACTGTGAGCTCTGTCACACAGAGTTCACTATTGAACGGCGACCGCAACCACTCACACAG TGGCTGAAGGACCCCGGCCCTCGCAGTGAGAAGCGCACGCTGCTGTGCGACATGGCCTGCTTCCTCCTCATCACGCCCTTGGCAGCCATCTCCGGCTGGCTGTGTCTGAGGGGAGCCCAGGACCACCTGCAGCTGAAGAGCAGACTCGAGGCCATTGGCCTCATCGCTCTCACCATCGCCCTCTTCACCATCTACATCCTCTGGACATTG GTGTCGTTTCGGTATCACTGCCAGCTGTACTCGGAGTGGAGGAGGACCAATCAGAAAGTGCGTCTTCTCATGCCCGACATGAAGGGGGCGCACACCACCCAGCGTTCCGTGCCGACCAAGTCGACCAAGAAAATGACTGATGAGACCATCGTATGA